The sequence below is a genomic window from Streptomyces sp. NBC_00289.
TCCGGCACCTCGAAGCGCTGGGTGTCGGACCCGGTTGGCGCTGCTGGGAGGTGGGCGCCGGCGGGACCTCCGTCGTGTCCTGGCTGGCCAAGAAGGTCGGGCCGACCGGCCGGGTCGTCGCGACCGACATCGACACCTCCCGGGTCGCCTCGGCGGGGCGTCCGCCGGTCGAGGTCCTTGTCCACGACGTGGGGGAGCAGGAGCCGCCGGAGGAGGGGTTCGACCTGGTGCACGCCCGGCTCGTCCTCGTCCATGTGCCGGAGCGGGAAAGGGCGTTGAGGTCGATGGTGAAGGCCCTGCGCCCCGGTGGCAGGCTCCTGGTGGAGGACGGCGACCCTGCCCTGCAACCCCTGCTGTGCCCCGACGAGTACGGCCCCGAGCAGCAGTTGGCGAACCGGCTGAGGCACGGCTTCCGCGAGCTGCTCGCCGAGCGGGGCGCCGACCTGTCCTACGGCCGCCGGCTCCCGCGCCTGCTGCGCGAAGCCGGCCTCAGCCGGGTGGAGGCCGACGCGTACTTCCCCGTCACCTCACCCGCCTGTGCCGCCCTGGAGTCGGCCACCGTGCGTCAGATTCGCGGTCAGCTCGTCGCCACCGGCCGTGCCTCGGACGAGGACGTCGACCGCCATCTGAGGAACGTCGCCTCCGGCACCATGGATCTGGCCACCGCCCCCATGATCTCCGCATGGGGACGCAAGGCCTAGAGCCGGCAGGACGTCGGCGCGTGTGCGGGCGCCTCGGCCCGCCTCCCCGGCTCGCTGCCGCGCAGCCGTCAGTCTCGTGCCGGCGGTCTCCCGCCCACGCGCCCCACTGCCAGTGCCCCCGCCCGGCACCCCTCCCGCGCCGCGTCCTCGGATGTGGCGCCCGCGAGCAGGGCGGCCAGGAACGCGCCCGTGAAGGCGTCACCGGCCCCCGTGGTGTCCCGAGGAGTCACCGGTACGGCGGGGACGTGCGCGTGCACGGTGCCGGACCGGGCCACCAGCGCACCGTCCGCCCCCTGTTTGGTCACCACCAGCGGGATCTGGCGGCTCAGCTTCGCCGCCGCGTCCACCGGATCGGGCAGCCCGGTCAGCAGGCACGCCTCGTCCCGGCTGGGCAGCAGCACACTCACTCCCTCGGTGAGTTCCAGGAAACGGTCGACGCCCAACTGCTTCAGGAAGCCGGCCGACGCCGGATCCAGGCTCACCGGCACGCCACGCGCGCGTGCGGACGCGATGGCCACCGCCACCAGTGCCCGGCTCGGTTCGGAGAACAGGAGGTAGCCCGACAGATGCAGTCGTACGACGCCGTCGAGCAGGGTGTCCGACCAGTCGTCGGGGTCCAGTCGCAAGGACGCGCCGCTGTCGGTGAGGAACGTCCGCTCCGCCGCGGCGCCCGTGTCGACGAGGCAGATCACCGTCCCGGTCGGCGCCCGCGGATCGACGACGAGACGGGGCCGTACTCCGCAGGCGGTCAGCTCCCGCTCGTGCCATCCGGCCGCGTCCGCGCCCACCCGGCCCAGCAGCCGTACCTCGGCGCCCCGGTGGGCGGCCCAGCAGGCCACGTTGGCGCCCGCACCGCCGGGCAGTGTCCGGATCGCGGAAACCGTGTCCGTGCCCGGCGAGAGAGGTCCGCGGTGCCGGGCGACGACGTCCGTGATCACGTCCCCGACGACGAGCAGCGCGCCGTCCGGCTCGGCTGTCACGCCGCGGCCCAGGCCGCCGCGATCCGTCCCGCCAGCCTGACGTTGCCGCGCACTGCCGCCAGGTTCGCGCTCAGCGAGGCACCGTCCGTGTGGCGCACCAGGTAGTCGAGCAGAAACGGCGTGACCGCCTGACCGGTGACACCTTCCTGCTCGCACGCGTTCAGGGCCTCCGCGAGCACGCGCGCGTGCAGGCCGGGATCGAGCTGCTCCTCCGCGGGCACGGGGTTGGCGACGATCAGCGCCGACTCGTGCCCACCCAGCACGTCCTGGGCGCGCATCACGTCCGCCACCTGCCGCGGGCTGTCCAGCGTCCACTCCACGGGATGGCCCGAGTCGGACAGATAGAAGCCGGGGAACCGGTCCGTGCCGTATCCGGCCACGGCGACGCCCAGCGTTTCCAGGCGCTGCAGGGTCGCCGGTACGTCGAGGATCGACTTGACGCCCGCGCAGACCACCGTGATTCGCGTGCGGGCCAGCAGTCCGAGGTCGGCTGACTCGTCCTGCGTCACCGTCCACTCCCGGTGCACCCCACCGAGCCCGCCCGTCGCGAACACCCGGACGCCCGCCAGCGCCGCCAGCTGGGCCGTCGCCGACACGGTGGTCGCCCCGCTCACCCCGGAGGCCACGGCGAGCGGCAGGTCGCGGTGCCCCAGCTTGCGGATCCCGTCCTCGTTGGCGACTCGTTCCAGCTGCTCCTTGTCGAGGCCGACGTGGGGTCGCCCGTCTAGCACGGCGATCGTCGCGGGCACGGCTCCCTCCCGTCGAACGACGTCCTCCAGCTCCAACGCCACCTGCAGGTTGCGCGGGCGTGGCAGCCCGTGCGCGATGATCGTGGACTCCAGGGCCACCACGGGTCGACGCGCGTCGACCGCGTCCCGCACCTCTTCCGACACCTTCAGCACCACGCGCCTGCCTCCTGTCCGTGGGTCTTCCCTCATCTCTGGCGGGCGGCACGCCCGGTCAAACCCTTGCGGCCTGTGGGGGACGACACCAGCCTGGTCTACATGACGAACAACACGACTCGTCTCGACCATGTCGTCCTCTGGGTTCGTGACCCGGTGGCCGCGGCCGACTTCTACGAGAAGGCGGTCGGACTGGAACCTCTGCGGATCACCGAGTTCGCCGCGGGACAGGTGTCCTTTCCCTCTGTGCGTCTCAACGAGGAGACCATTTTCGACCTCGCACCGTTGTCCCTGGCGGAAGGCATGAACATGCTTCCGGGCGCCGCCGACAGCGCCGGCCATGCCGTGAACCACGTCTGCCTGGCCCTCCCGGGAGACGCGTTCGACGCTCTGCGCAGCCGCTTGGAGGAGCGGGCCGTCCCGGTGTCCGATCTTTCGTACGACTCCTACGGTGCCCGGGGCATGGCCAGGCGCAGCTTCTACTTCCGTGACCCCGACGGCAACATCTTCGAGGCCCGGCACTACGAGTAACGCGCCCGGAAGTCCGCGCGTACACGTGTGTGCGGACCCCGGACCGACAACCCTCGGACCCCGCTCATCCTCGGACCCGCAGACCCCCGGCCCTGCGGGTCCGACCTCTCAGAAGAGCGGCTCCGGCAGCACGCCCTCCAGCGCGAGCAGCTTTCGCTTGGTCTCCAGGCCGCCACCGAATCCGCCGATGCCGCCGTCCCGCTCGACGACCCGGTGGCAGGGCACGACGACCGGCAGCGGATTGGAGCCCATCGCCACACCCACCGCCTGGGCCGCGCCCGGCTGGCCGACACGCCCGGCCAGGTCGCCGTACCCCACGACCGTGCCGTACGACACCCCGGCCGCGAGTTCGCGCAGCACCTGTCGGTTGAAGCCCGATATCAGCGACCAGTCCAACGGCAGCTCGAAATCGCGACGCCGTCCCGCGAAGTACGCCTCGACCTGGTGTATCGCCTCGGCCAGCAGCGGGGAACCGGGCGCCTCGACGGGCTCACCACCCAGCCGGGACGCGAGCCGGTCGAGCGCCTTGTCGCGCACCTCGTCCGTCGCGTGGAACACGACGTTGACCAGGCCCTCGCGGGTCGCGGCCAGCAGCAGCGGACCGATGCCGGTGTCGACGACGGTCCACACGACCTGCTGCTCGTACTGCCGATGGCTGTCCATGCGCTCCACCGTACGGCCCGCCACTGACAACGCCCGGGGAGTGCCCGCGAGCGCCGGTCGGCCTGGACTCACCAGCCGCGCAACGCGCCCCGCACCACGTCGGGCCTGTTGGTGATGACTCCGTCGACGCCGTACCCGGCGGCCCGCAACGCGGTCGACGCGTCGTCGACGGTCCAGGTGAACACGTGCAGCCGCCTGTCGTGCGGTCCCGTCAGCGCCTGCACCGCGGCGACGTACCCCCGGGAGACGGAGGCGTACGAGGGATTGATCTGATCGGTGAAGGTCGCGTACCCCGGCAGCTCCGCGACGGGCGGAGTGCCGAGGAAGCCGGTCGTGACGCCCGGCTTCAGGTCGTGCACGGTCCGGATGCTGTCCGCGCTGAAGCTCTGCACGACCAGCCGGCCGGTCAGGTGCCGCCGGTCGAGCCAGCCCTCGTTGCCGAGAAGTTTGAGGGTCTGCCGCTCGATGCCGGGGTAGAGCTCCGGGTTCTTGATCTCCAGGAGCAGCTTCTGGTGGTTGTGCTCCACGCGGCGCACGTACTGCTCCAGAGTGGGCACGCGCGCACCCGCGTAGACGGGGCCGAACCAGCTCCCCGCGTCCAGGCGGGCGATCTCGGCGGCCGTGAAGTCCCTCACCTTCCAGGGCGCCCGCTCGGGGAAGACCTCCTCGGCGTCGGTGGTGCGCCGCAAACTGTCGTCGTGGATGACGACGAGTTGCCCGTCCTCGGTGCGCTGGACGTCGTTCTCCACCCAGTCGATGCCCATCCGTTCCGCTCTGTCGACGGCGGCGAGGGTGTTCTCGGGCGCGTACGCGGAAGCGCCCCGGTGGGCGATGACCCGGGGCCGCTCGGCCACCTCGTGCGCCAGGGCGCCGGAGGCGGGCAGCAGGAGGGCGGCGGCCCCCAGGAGCGCGGTGGTGGTGGCGGCAACGGCGCGCGCGTGCATGCGTGCTCCTCGCGTCGGAACATCACGGACAGCTCAACTGTGACAGCACAGGGTCAACGGCAGCGGGGCGCAGAATGACCACAGACCCGATGGGGTTGTTCCAACTCCGCTCACCGGTGCCGCACAAGTGGGGCGAGGCCGTGTTTCTTTGCCTGAAAATCGTTCGACCATTCCGGTGGCAGTCATACTCTCTGCCTCGACCCTGATCGCCCGGGCGGTCCGGGAAGGGGTGCATTCCAGAGGATTCCAGGACGCAACAGGGCGGAAGGGCAGCCGCGCATGCAGGGCACGGTCGACGGCTTCAGTTACGGACTCGTCACACCGCTGGTGGCCTACGTCATGGCCTGCCTCGGTGGTGCCCTCGGCCTGCGCTGCACCACCAGATCCATGCTCGTCACCCACTCCTGGCGGCCCGGCTGGCTTGCCCTGGGCTCGGCGGCGATCGGCTCCGGCATCTGGACCATGCACTTCGTCGCGATGATGGGGTTCACGGTCAAGGAGGCGCCGATCCACTACGACAAGGCGACCACCTACGCGAGTCTCGGCGTCGCCATCGTCATGGTGGGCGTCGGGATCTTCATCGTCGGCTACCGCGGTGCCAGGGGGACCGCGCTCTTCACCGGGGGAACCATCACCGGCCTGGGCGTGGCGTCGATGCACTACCTGGGCATGGCGGGCATGCGCCTCAACGGAAAGCTCGAGTACAACACCTTCACCGTCGGCGCGTCCGTCGTCATAGCCGTCGTCGCGGCCACCGCCGCACTGTGGGCCGCCGGCCAGGTCAGAGGGTTCGCGTGGAGCGTGGGTGCGAGCCTCGTCATGGGGCTGGCCGTCAGTGGCATGCACTACACCGGGATGGCCGCGCTCAGCGTCCATCTGCACGGCACGCCCGTGCCCGGCTCGGGCGACTCGCACGCGAGCCTGCTCGCTCCCATGCTGATCGGCCCGCTGGCCTTCCTCCTCCTGGCGGGTGTCGTCGTGATGTTCGACCCGTTGATGGTCATGGGGAAGCCCGACTGGACACCCGTCGAGAACAAGCCGGGTGTCCCTGCCCGCAGCACCGTCCGGCACCCCCACCACCACTCCGTGCCCACCTCCCGGCGGCCCGACGGACACAGGGGAGCCCGCACCCCGCAGAACCGCTGATCCGGCCGCGTTGTCAGTGGCGGGTCGTACGGTTGATTCCATGCGGCCCGTTTCCCACATCGAACGCACGGTGGCGCCCTTCGAGGTCGTCAGTCCCTACCAGCCCAGCGGCGACCAGCCGAAGGCCATCGCCGAGCTCGCCCGGCGCATCGAGGCAGGCGAGAAGGACGTCGTCCTGCTCGGCGCCACCGGCACCGGCAAGTCCGCCACCACGGCGTGGATGATCGAGAAGCTCCAGCGCCCCACCCTCGTGATGGCGCCGAACAAGACCCTGGCCGCCCAGCTGGCGAACGAGTTCCGGGAGCTCCTCCCGAACAACGCCGTCGAGTACTTCGTCTCGTACTACGACTACTACCAGCCCGAGGCCTACGTCCCCCAGTCGGACACCTACATCGAGAAGGACTCCTCGATCAACGAGGAGGTGGAGCGCCTGCGCCACTCCGCGACCAACTCGCTGCTCACCCGCCGCGACGTCATCGTGGTCGCCTCGGTCTCCTGCATCTACGGTCTCGGCACCCCCCAGGAGTACGTGGACCGCATGGTCTCGCTCAAGGTCGGCGAGGAGATCGACCGGGACCAGTTGCTGCGCCGCTTCGTCGACATCCAGTACACGCGCAACGACACCGCCTTCAGCCGGGGCACCTTCCGCGTCCGCGGCGACACCATCGAGATCTTCCCGGTCTACGAGGAGCTCGCCGTCCGCATCGAGATGTTCGGCGACGAGATCGAGGCCCTGTCCACGCTCCACCCGCTCACCGGCGAGATCATCAGCGACGACGAGCACCTGTACGTCTTCCCGGCCTCCCACTACGTCGCGGGCCCCGAGCGCCTGGAGCGGGCCGTCAACGACATCGAGAAGGAACTCGGCGAGCGCCTCGCCGAGATGGAGAAGCAGGGCAAGCTCCTGGAGTCCCAGCGCCTCAGGATGCGCACGACGTACGACCTCGAGATGCTCCGCCAGATCGGCTCCTGCTCCGGTGTCGAGAACTACTCGATGCACTTCGACGGCCGTTCGCCCGGCTCCCCGCCGAACACCCTGCTCGACTACTTCCCGGACGACTTCCTGCTCGTCATCGACGAGTCCCACAACACCGTCCCGCAGATCGGCGCCATGTACGAGGGCGACGCCTCCCGCAAGCGCACCCTCGTCGACCACGGCTTCCGGCTGCCCTCGGCCCTGGACAACCGCCCCCTGAAGTGGGAGGAGTTCCAGCAGCGCGTAGGCCAGACCGTCTACCTGTCGGCCACGCCCGGCAAGTACGAGCTCTCGCGCGCGGACGGCGCCGTCGAGCAGATCATCCGGCCCACCGGCCTCATCGACCCGGAGGTCGTGGTCAAGCCCACCGAGGGCCAGATCGACGATCTGGTGCACGAGATCCGGGAGCGCGTGGAGAAGGACGAACGTGTCCTGGTCACCACGCTCACCAAGAAAATGGCCGAGGACCTCACGGACTACTTCCTGGAACTCGACATCCGGGTGCGCTATCTGCACAGCGACGTCGACACCCTGCGCCGCATCGAGCTGCTGCGCGAGCTGCGGTCCGGTGAGTTCGACGTCCTGGTCGGCATCAACCTCCTCCGCGAGGGCCTCGACCTGCCCGAGGTCTCCCTGGTGGCGATCCTCGACGCCGACAAGGAGGGATTCCTGCGCTCCGGCACCTCCTTGATCCAGACCATCGGCCGCGCCGCGCGCAACGTCTCCGGTCAGGTCCACATGTACGCCGACAAGATCACCCCGGCGATGGAGAAGGCCATCGAGGAGACCAACCGCCGCAGGGAGAAGCAGGTCGCGTACAACACGGAGAGGGGCATCGACCCCCAGCCGCTCCGCAAGAAGATCAACGACATCGTCGCGCAGATCGCCCGCGAGGACGTCGACACGGAACAACTGCTCGGCTCGGGCTACCGCAAGACGAAGGACGGCAAGGGCGCCAAGGCCCCCGTTCCCGCGCTCGGCGGCAAGGCGGCCAAGAGCAGGGGCAAGGCCAAGGAGACGGTGCCGACCGACCGCCCCGCAGCCGAACTCACCGAGCAGATCGAGGACATGACGGCACGCATGCGCGCCGCCGCCGCCGACCTGCAGTTCGAGGTCGCCGCCCGGCTGCGTGACGAGGTGCACGAGATGAAGAAGGAGCTTCGCCAGATGAAGGAGGCGGGCCTGGCCTGACCTCGCCGGGCGGCCCGGCCCACCGGCGGCCAGGTCGCTTTTGCACGCACTGTGTTGCAAGAACGACACAAAGTGTGGACCGGGGTACGGCACTGTCAGTGCCCCTGCGTAGGGTTCTGCTCATCCGTGGACTCCACGGAAACAGGGGACAGTTCGAGAGGGGATCAGCGCGTGACCGTCAACATGACCAAGGGTCAGGCCATCAGTCTGCAGAAGAGCGACGGGGGCAGCCTGACCGCGGTGCGCATGGGTCTCGGCTGGCAGGCGGCGCCCCGGCGTGGCCTGTTCGGCACGCGCACGCGGGAGGTCGACCTCGACGCCTCCGCCGTGCTGTTCGCGGACAAGCAGCCCGTCGACGTCGTGTTCTTCCGCCACCTCGTGAGCGACGACGGCTCGGTGCGCCACACCGGCGACAACCTGGTCGGCGGCGTCGGCCAGGGCGGCGACGACGAGGCCATCCTCGTGGACCTCCAGCGCATCCCGGTCCACATCGACCAGATCGTCTTCACCGTGAACAGCTTCACGGGCCAGACCTTCCAGGAAGTGCAGAACGCGTTCTGCCGCCTGGTCGACGAGACCAACGGCCAGGAACTCGCCCGCTACACGCTGGCAGGCGGCGGCGCCTACACGGCTCAGATCATGGCGAAGGTGCACCGCACCGGCCAGGGCTGGACCATGACCGCCCTCGGCACCCCGGCCAACGGCCGCACCTTCCAGGACCTGATGCCGGCGATCCTGCCGCACCTGTAGGCAGCCCCGTCGGGCGGCACACGACAGCACACACGGCGACACAGTCGACATGGGGGGGACGAGGGCGATGACGGCCGAGCTGGTGCGGGGGCAGAACCACCCGCTCTCCCAGGTCCGCCTCGAGATCCGGATCTCGGCCGGCACACCGATCGTGGCCGGAGCCACTCTCGGCGACGAGCAGGGCAGGGTCCACGGCGCCGGGTGGGTCGCCCATCCGGGCGCTCCCACCCTGCAGGGGCTCGAGGTCTCCAAGCAGGCCGCGTCCGACCACCGCCTCGCGGTGGACCTGGACGCCATGCCGGAGGCCGTGCATCGGATCAGCGTGCTGCTCGCCCTGCCGGTCGCGAGTGCCGGAGGCCCGGTCCGCTTCGGCTCCGTCGCCGCCCCGTTCATCGCGGTCACCGGCCTCGACGGCACCCAGGTCGCCAGTTACACCGTCACCGGCCTGGAGGCCGAGTCGGCCGTCGTCGCCCTGGAGCTCTACCGCCGTCAGGGCGCCTGGAAGGTGCGCGCGGTCGGCCAGGGCTACGCAGGCGGCCTGTCCGAACTCCTCACCGACCAGGGTCTGCCGCAGGCCCGCCAACTCGCCGACAGCATCAACGAGGCCGTGGCCCAGGGCCTGGCCCGCTCGTTCCCACCACCCCCACCGCGTACGGCGGACGCCGACCGCTCCCGGCAGCCGGCCGCACCGGCGCCGGGCCCGGACCAGAGCGGCCCCGCGTCCCACGGTGCCTCGGCCCCCCAGGGCGTCACGGGCTCCGTGCAGCCGCAGCCGACGGGCCACTACGGCCCCCAGGCCCCGCACGCCGGTGGGCGGACTCCCGATGGCCCGGACCAGTCCGCGCCACTGCCGACGCACCCGGGCGGAACGGGAGCGGGGGACCCCGCGGCCGTCAGCCGGCCGTCCGCACCCACCGCGGACACCGGCCCGATCAGCTACAGCCACCCCCGGCGGCAGAACGCCGCCCCGCCACCGCCCCCGCCCACCGCGCCTCCCACTCCGCCGGGACAGCCCGCGCGTCCCGTCGCCGGGGACGCCACCGGGTGGTCCATGGAGGAACGGCTCTACAACCAGGTGTGGGGCATGTTCGAGGACCTGGCCCGGACGGCGGCCGCGTTCCGCAGCGCCGTCGACTTCGCCGACTCGCGCATGGAGAAGGAGCTCGACCAGGTCCTGTCCGACCCGCGCAGCCGGATCGGCGGCCAGGGCGATGCCGCACGCGAGGCGGCCCGCGCCAAGCGTGCCCAGCTCGTCGACCAGGCACAGGCCGCCCTCGACCGTGACCTCGCGCAGCTGACCGCCGAGGCCGAGGTGGTCGAGCCCGCGCTGCCGCCGGCGTACGCGCGCTGGGACAACCCCGTCTGGCACGGCTACCGCGTGCCGATGGAGACTCCCATGGCCCTGCGGGTGGGTGACCTGCACCTGCCGGAGGCCCCCGAGCTGCGTGTCCCCGTGCTGGTCCGTCTCCCTCTGGAGCGCGGCCTGTGGATCGACAGCGGCCGCGCCGACTCGCTCGACGGCTCGTTCACCGACTCCCACGAACTGCGGCGCCTCGCACTGGACACCGCGGTGGCACACGCGGCCCGGCTGCTCGCCGTCCATCCGGCGGGCGATTTCAGCGTGCATGTCATCGACGCCGCCGGCTCGGGGGCGCAGGCCCTCGCACCGCTCGTGCAGAGCGGCGTGCTCGCGGCTCCGCCCGCCGTCGGCGCCGCCGGTGTGGCGGACGTCCTGGCCCGGCTCACTCAGCGCGTCGACCTGGTGCAGATGGCGGTGCGCGGCGGTGCGGCCGACTCGCTCCCGCCCGGCGTCGACACCTCCGAGCAGCTGCTGATCGTCAACGACTTCCCGCACGGTTTCGACGACCGGGCCGTGACCCAGTTGCGCTACCTCGCGGACGAGGGACCGGCCGTCGGCGTCCATCTGATGATGGTGGCCGACCGTGAGGAGGCCGCCGGCTACGGGCCGTTGCTCGATCCGCTGTGGCGTTCGCTCCTGCGACTCACGCCGGTGCCCGACGACCACCTCGCCGACCCGTGGGTCGGGCACGCGTGGACGTACGAACCCTCGCTCGTGCCGCCCGGCAGCCAGGTTCTCCAGCAGGTGCTCACCCAGGTCGCGGCGGCCCGCCGCTCGTGGAACAGATGACCGTGTCCGCCCTCCATCAAGGACACGTAAAGCCGTCTGACCTGCGAACTTGGTCTTTGTTTTACTAAACCCTTTACCTTTCCTTGGTGATTGGGGTACTGTTTTTCCCACGGAGGGGAGTACTCCCTGTCTGTGCGGCGTACCCGTCAATACGGATCAGGCCAGATCCCGGGGCGTCGGCCCGTGGACTTCGGACGCGTCATCCGCGCCCGTGGTCCGGGGTGGAAGAGACCTCCGGCAGCGACGACGCTGACATTTGCCGTTACGTACTGCCGGAGGCGCAGTGAATGTTTCCCTGAACCTGTGGGTCCTGACCATCGTGGGCTTGGCGGCCCTGATCGCGGTCGACTTCTTCATCGGCCGTAAGCCGCATGACGTGTCCATCAAGGAAGCCGGAATCTGGACGGTCGTCTGGATCGCCCTCGCCGGGCTCTTCGGGCTCGGCCTGCTCCTCTTCGGAGGCGGTCAGCCCGCCGGAGAGTTCTTCGCCGGCTTCATCACCGAGAAGTCGCTGAGCGTCGACAACCTCTTCGTCTTCGTCCTGATCATGGCGAAGTTCGCCGTGCCCTCGCAGTACCAGCAGCGGGTGCTCCTGGTCGGCGTGCTCATAGCCCTCGTGCTCCGGGCGATCTTCATCGCCGCCGGAGCCGCGATCCTCGCCAGCTTCGCGTGGGTGTTCTACCTCTTCGGCGCCTTCCTGATCTGGACCGCCTGGAAGCTCATCCAGGAGGCCCGGGCCGACGACGAAGACGAGGAGTTCGAGGAGAACAAGCTGCTCAAGGCCGCCGAGCGGCGCTTCGGAGTGGCCGACCGCTACCACGGCACCAAGCTGTGGATCCAGCAGAACGGCAAGCGGGTCATGACCCCGATGCTGGTCGTGATGCTCGCCATCGGCACCACCGACGTGCTCTTCGCGCTCGACTCGATCCCGGCGATCTTCGGTCTGACGCAGGACCCGTACATCGTCTTCACGGCCAACGCGTTCGCGCTGATGGGCCTGAGGCAGCTGTACTTCCTCATCGGCGGCCTGCTCAGGAAGCTGGTCCACCTCAGCTACGGCCTGTCGGTCATCCTCGGCTTCATCGGCATCAAGCTGGTGCTGCACGCACTCCACGAGTCCGGGGTCCATGTTCCGGAGATCAGCATTCCGGTCTCGCTCGGCGTGATCTGCGGGATCCTGGTCATCACCACCATCACCAGCCTCATGGCC
It includes:
- a CDS encoding TerD family protein, with protein sequence MTVNMTKGQAISLQKSDGGSLTAVRMGLGWQAAPRRGLFGTRTREVDLDASAVLFADKQPVDVVFFRHLVSDDGSVRHTGDNLVGGVGQGGDDEAILVDLQRIPVHIDQIVFTVNSFTGQTFQEVQNAFCRLVDETNGQELARYTLAGGGAYTAQIMAKVHRTGQGWTMTALGTPANGRTFQDLMPAILPHL
- the uvrB gene encoding excinuclease ABC subunit UvrB, which encodes MRPVSHIERTVAPFEVVSPYQPSGDQPKAIAELARRIEAGEKDVVLLGATGTGKSATTAWMIEKLQRPTLVMAPNKTLAAQLANEFRELLPNNAVEYFVSYYDYYQPEAYVPQSDTYIEKDSSINEEVERLRHSATNSLLTRRDVIVVASVSCIYGLGTPQEYVDRMVSLKVGEEIDRDQLLRRFVDIQYTRNDTAFSRGTFRVRGDTIEIFPVYEELAVRIEMFGDEIEALSTLHPLTGEIISDDEHLYVFPASHYVAGPERLERAVNDIEKELGERLAEMEKQGKLLESQRLRMRTTYDLEMLRQIGSCSGVENYSMHFDGRSPGSPPNTLLDYFPDDFLLVIDESHNTVPQIGAMYEGDASRKRTLVDHGFRLPSALDNRPLKWEEFQQRVGQTVYLSATPGKYELSRADGAVEQIIRPTGLIDPEVVVKPTEGQIDDLVHEIRERVEKDERVLVTTLTKKMAEDLTDYFLELDIRVRYLHSDVDTLRRIELLRELRSGEFDVLVGINLLREGLDLPEVSLVAILDADKEGFLRSGTSLIQTIGRAARNVSGQVHMYADKITPAMEKAIEETNRRREKQVAYNTERGIDPQPLRKKINDIVAQIAREDVDTEQLLGSGYRKTKDGKGAKAPVPALGGKAAKSRGKAKETVPTDRPAAELTEQIEDMTARMRAAAADLQFEVAARLRDEVHEMKKELRQMKEAGLA
- a CDS encoding class I SAM-dependent methyltransferase: MTRTDRYLLDNRQPEASERFDAFATVFDPTTFRHLEALGVGPGWRCWEVGAGGTSVVSWLAKKVGPTGRVVATDIDTSRVASAGRPPVEVLVHDVGEQEPPEEGFDLVHARLVLVHVPERERALRSMVKALRPGGRLLVEDGDPALQPLLCPDEYGPEQQLANRLRHGFRELLAERGADLSYGRRLPRLLREAGLSRVEADAYFPVTSPACAALESATVRQIRGQLVATGRASDEDVDRHLRNVASGTMDLATAPMISAWGRKA
- a CDS encoding methylated-DNA--[protein]-cysteine S-methyltransferase; this encodes MDSHRQYEQQVVWTVVDTGIGPLLLAATREGLVNVVFHATDEVRDKALDRLASRLGGEPVEAPGSPLLAEAIHQVEAYFAGRRRDFELPLDWSLISGFNRQVLRELAAGVSYGTVVGYGDLAGRVGQPGAAQAVGVAMGSNPLPVVVPCHRVVERDGGIGGFGGGLETKRKLLALEGVLPEPLF
- a CDS encoding glycerophosphodiester phosphodiesterase — its product is MHARAVAATTTALLGAAALLLPASGALAHEVAERPRVIAHRGASAYAPENTLAAVDRAERMGIDWVENDVQRTEDGQLVVIHDDSLRRTTDAEEVFPERAPWKVRDFTAAEIARLDAGSWFGPVYAGARVPTLEQYVRRVEHNHQKLLLEIKNPELYPGIERQTLKLLGNEGWLDRRHLTGRLVVQSFSADSIRTVHDLKPGVTTGFLGTPPVAELPGYATFTDQINPSYASVSRGYVAAVQALTGPHDRRLHVFTWTVDDASTALRAAGYGVDGVITNRPDVVRGALRGW
- a CDS encoding MHYT domain-containing protein, translating into MQGTVDGFSYGLVTPLVAYVMACLGGALGLRCTTRSMLVTHSWRPGWLALGSAAIGSGIWTMHFVAMMGFTVKEAPIHYDKATTYASLGVAIVMVGVGIFIVGYRGARGTALFTGGTITGLGVASMHYLGMAGMRLNGKLEYNTFTVGASVVIAVVAATAALWAAGQVRGFAWSVGASLVMGLAVSGMHYTGMAALSVHLHGTPVPGSGDSHASLLAPMLIGPLAFLLLAGVVVMFDPLMVMGKPDWTPVENKPGVPARSTVRHPHHHSVPTSRRPDGHRGARTPQNR
- a CDS encoding pseudouridine-5'-phosphate glycosidase; this translates as MVLKVSEEVRDAVDARRPVVALESTIIAHGLPRPRNLQVALELEDVVRREGAVPATIAVLDGRPHVGLDKEQLERVANEDGIRKLGHRDLPLAVASGVSGATTVSATAQLAALAGVRVFATGGLGGVHREWTVTQDESADLGLLARTRITVVCAGVKSILDVPATLQRLETLGVAVAGYGTDRFPGFYLSDSGHPVEWTLDSPRQVADVMRAQDVLGGHESALIVANPVPAEEQLDPGLHARVLAEALNACEQEGVTGQAVTPFLLDYLVRHTDGASLSANLAAVRGNVRLAGRIAAAWAAA
- a CDS encoding carbohydrate kinase family protein; its protein translation is MTAEPDGALLVVGDVITDVVARHRGPLSPGTDTVSAIRTLPGGAGANVACWAAHRGAEVRLLGRVGADAAGWHERELTACGVRPRLVVDPRAPTGTVICLVDTGAAAERTFLTDSGASLRLDPDDWSDTLLDGVVRLHLSGYLLFSEPSRALVAVAIASARARGVPVSLDPASAGFLKQLGVDRFLELTEGVSVLLPSRDEACLLTGLPDPVDAAAKLSRQIPLVVTKQGADGALVARSGTVHAHVPAVPVTPRDTTGAGDAFTGAFLAALLAGATSEDAAREGCRAGALAVGRVGGRPPARD
- a CDS encoding VOC family protein, which codes for MTNNTTRLDHVVLWVRDPVAAADFYEKAVGLEPLRITEFAAGQVSFPSVRLNEETIFDLAPLSLAEGMNMLPGAADSAGHAVNHVCLALPGDAFDALRSRLEERAVPVSDLSYDSYGARGMARRSFYFRDPDGNIFEARHYE